The following is a genomic window from Lonchura striata isolate bLonStr1 unplaced genomic scaffold, bLonStr1.mat Scaffold_106, whole genome shotgun sequence.
ATGGGATCCCTACCAGGGCAGCTCGGGGTCGGTGCTGTGCCGGATCTGGGCTCTGTGGgacgggaatttgggaattccaggagctctgggatCCCTACCAGGGCCAGCACTGTGCCGGATTTGGGCTCTCTGGgacgggaatttgggaattccaggaacCACGGGATCCCTACCAGGGCCAGCTCGGGGTCGGCGCTGGGATCCACGCCGAACTCGAAGTCGGAGGCGCCCAGGCCCAGCATGGCGCCGCCCTCGCCCGCCAGGATGGGCGAGCTGATGAGGGCGTCGGCCAGGCTGGGCCCCGGCGGCACGGTCACCAGGTGCGAGCCGCTGCCGTCCTTGCCGTTCAGCGCCGTGATGAACGCCGTCAGCTTCTCCGTGTTGGCCTCCTGCGGGCCGGGATTGGGGCAGCCGTGGGGCTTTTTACATTTAACTTTTCCTTCCTGGCTCTTCCCAAGGTTGGGAAGTTCTCACAGAACCGCTTCGGCCAGCCGGTAACGTTTGGAGTTTCTACCAGAGCTCTCGCGAGTATTCGCATCAATAACGATTGTTTCGTGCTCCTCTTTGTCAGAAAATCAATAAACTGCCGGTTTGGCAGCGTGGCAATCCCATCTCCGAGCCACGGAACCTCCGGAATTCCAGGAATCCCGAGGCTCCAAGGGAACTCCCCAGGAGCTTGTGCAGGAGAGGGCTCTGGGAACGCCAACTCCCGGCGGGAATTCGGCGatggggagggactgggctccagggaaaggctgggaatTGGGGATTTCCTTGGAATGTCAACCTCGGAAAAGCCCCCAGAATCCTCACGGATGCCCTCATTCCCAAAAACACCCGCCAGGATCTTCCGGCCCCAGAATCCTCCCCTCTGGAAGGCGGCAGCTCCCGGGATCCTCACCTCCTCCCCGAAGTTGATGATGTCCACGTTGACCTTCTCCTTCTTCAGGCGCTTGGCCAGCTTCACCAGctgggaaaagcgggaattccGCGGGATcagcgggccggggccgcggatCCTGGGGGGCCCGGGGTCCCCCCGCCCCACTCACGTCCTTGTCGCTGTCGTGCACGGGGCTGCCCACGAAGGCGATGATCCTCATCTTGTGGTTCTTGCCCTGCCGGTGCTTCAGCGCCAGCTGCACCGAAACCGCCGGCTGCGCCATTCCCGGGAAAACCGGGACCGCCGTGCCCCCATCCCCCCCATCCCGGCTGCGCCATTCCCGGGAAAACCGGGACCGCCGCGCCCCCATCCCGGCCGCGCCATTCCCAGGAAAACCGGGACCACCGCGCCCCCATCCCGGCTGCGCCATTCCCGGGAAAACCGGGACCCCCGCGCCCCCATCCCCCCCATCCCGGCTGGGCCATTCCCGGGAAAACCGGGACCCCCGCGCCCCCATCCCGGCTGCGCCATTCCTGGGAAAACCGGGACCCCATCCCCCCCATCCCGGCTGCGCCATTCCTGGGAAAACCGGGACCCCATCCCCCCCATCCCGGCTGGGCCATTCCCGGGAAAACCGGGACCCCCGCGCCCCCATCCCCCATCCCGGCTGCGCCATTCCCGGGAAAACCGGGACCACCGCGCCCCCATCCCCCATCCCGGCTGCGCCATTCCCGGGAAAACCGGGACCGCCGCGCCCCCATCCCGGCTGCGCCATTCCCGGGAAAACCGGGACCCCCACGCCCCCATCCCCCCCATCCCGGCTGGGCCATTCCCGGGAAAACCGGGACCCCCACGCCCCCATCCCGGCCGGGCCATTCCCAGGAAAACCGGGACCGCCGCGCCCCCATCCCCCCCATCCCGGCTGCGCCATTCCCGGGAAAACCGGGACCCCCACGCCCCCATCTCCCCCATCCCGGCCGTGCCATTCCCGGGAAAACCGGGACCCCCGCGCCCCCATCCCGGCCGCGCCATTCCCGGGAAAACCGGGACCCCCGCGCCCCCATCCCGGCCGCGCCATTCCCGGGAAAACCGGGACCCCCACGCCCCCATCTCCCCCATCCCGGCCGTGCCATTCCCGGGAAAACCGGGACCCCCGCGCCCCCATCCCCCCCATCCCGGCCGTGCCATTCCCGGGAAAACCGGGACCCCCGCGCCCCCATCCCGGCTGCGCCATTCCCGGGAAAACCGGGACCCCATCCCCCCCATCCCGGCTGGGCCATTCCCGGGAAAACCGGGACCCCCGCGCCCCCATCCCGGCACCGGGGGGGGCACAGCGGGGCTGGGCGGAGGATCTGGGACTTAGGGGGAGCTTCGGTGACATTCCCCTGGATTTACGGTGGATTTCCAGGGATTTATGGTGGATTTCCCCGGATTTCTGTGACATTCCTCTGGATTTCTGtgacatttccagggatttgTAGTTGATTTCCCTGGATTTCTGTGACATTTCCATGGATCTATGGTGGATTTCCACGGATTTATACTGAATTCAGGGGGAATTTCTGTGAAATTTCCATGGATTTATGGTGGATTTCCCTGATTTCTGTGActttcccatggatttatggTAGATTTCCAAGGAATTTCTGTGACATTCCCATGGATTTCTGCTCTattcccatggatttatggtagaattccagggaatttctgtgccattcccatggatttatggtggatttccctggatttctgtgccattcccatggatttatggTGGATTTCCAGGGAATTTCTGTGACATTCCCACGGATTTCTGCTCTattcccatggatttatggTAGATTTCCAGGGAATTTCTGTGACGTTCCCATGGATTTCTTCTCTattcccatggatttatggtagaattccagggaatttctgtgccattcccatggatttatggtggatttccctggatttctgtgactttcccatggatttatgatggatttccctggatttctgctctattcccatggatttatggTCGATTTCGAGGAAATTTCTGTGCcattcccatggatttatggtggatttccctggatttctgtgccattcccatggatttatggtggatttccctggatttctgtgccattcccatggatttatggtggatttccctggatttctgtgccattcccatggatttatggtggatttccctggatttctgtgccattcccatggatttatggTGGATTTCCCTGGAATTTCTGCGActttcccatggatttatggTCGATTTTGAGGAAATTTCTGTGCcattcccatggatttatggTGGATTTCCCTGGATTTCTGCTCTATTCCCGTGGATTTATGGTGGATTTCCCTGGATTTCTGTGCcattcccatggatttatggTGGATTTCCCTGGATTTCTGCTCTATTCCCGTGGATTTATGGTGGATTTCCCTGGATTTCTGTGCcattcccatggatttatggTCGATTTCCAGGGAATTTCTGCGCCATTCCCACGGATTTCTGCTCTTAAAACCTCCCCCACCATTCCCACCCCAAGCACCGACGGAAAACCCGAACTGCCCCCGGCTGAGAACCGGGAGAAGCGCATTCCCACCTCCCGCCCTCAATCCCAGGggattcccgggaattcccgggaattcccggggCACTCACGTGGGCCACGCGGATGCCGGTGCCGAAGGTGATTTTGCCCTTGGGCTGCACCGTGTGCAGCTTGGACAGGATGCGCCCGGTGTCCGGCGTCAGCGTGGTCAGCACCTCGCAGTTACTGCGGGAGAGAGCCGGGAATGCCTGGGAATTCCtcgggaatgggcagggaattcctcgggaatgggcagggaattcctcgggaatgggcagggaattcccacagggaatgggcagggaattcctcgggaatggggcagggaattcctcaggaatgggcagggaattcctcgggaatggggcagggaattcCCTAGGAACCAGGCAGGGAATTCCTCTCGAACTGTACAGGGAATTCCTCAGGATACAGGCAGGGAATtcccacagggaatggggcagggaattcctcgggaatgggcagggaattCCTCGGGAATGGGCAGGGTCCTCAGGAATTGGACAGGGAATTCCCTAGGAACCAGGCAGGGAATTCCTCGGGAACTGTACAGGGAATTCCTCAGGATACAGGCAGGGAATTCCTTGGAAGGTGCACAAGGAATCCcttgggaatggggcagggaattcCTTGGGAACCGCACAGGGAGTTCCCTTGGGAACTGGGCAGGGAACGATTCCTGGGAATTGGGCAGGGAATCCCCaggtcccaaatcccagatcccacatcccaaatgccgatcccaaatcccagaccccagctcccaaatcccagatcccaatTCACAAATCCCAGACCCCTGGTcccaaatcccgatcccaatTCACAAATCCCAGACCCCAGCTCCCAAATGCCGATCCCAATTCACAAATCCCAGACCCCAACTCCCAAAtgccgatcccaaatcccagatcccagctcccaaatcccaatcccaaatccaaacGCCGATCCCAAACGCCGAGCCCGCCGCCGCACTTGGCCAGGGTGATGAGCCCCACGTTGTTCTCGGGGTTGCTGCGGGTCTTGGAGTGGCAGACGATGTTGACGGCGTCCTGCTGCGCCTGCAGCCGCGTGGGCAGGAAGTCCCCGTTCCGCATGTACTCGCTGTTGTCCACGCtgcaattcccaaaaaaaaaatgggaatggcTCGGGGCAATCCTGGGAATTCCCTCTGCCGGGGTGGCTGGGGTTTAGCTGCCTAAAATCTGCTTTATTTCAGGGCAAAAGGAGATTTGTTTCCATGTGAAATGGGTTTCTATGGGCACTGCGAGGTTTATCCCTAAACTCTCATTTTTGGGGCCAGCCGGGGTCCACCCCCCGGATCCGTCACTTTCTGGGAATCGCTGACGTTGTCCCCACAAAATccggggttttttggggaacaGCTGAAGCTCACCCACACAACCTGACCTGTCTCTGCCTCAgaccctccctgtcccctctgtgtcccttctgtccctccctgtccccccatCCGTctctcccctctgtccctccctgtcccctcagaccctccctgtcccctcctgtcccctcctgtccctccctaTCCCCTCAgaccctccctgtcccctctgtgtcccttctgtccctccctgtccccccatctctctctcccctctgtccctcctgtccctccctgtcccctcagacTCTCCCTGTCCTCTCTGTCCCttctgtgtccctctgtccctccctgtccccctgtccctctctccccctctcccctctgtccctccctgtccccctgtccccccgtccctctgtccctctctcccgtccctgtcccccctgtcccgcTCCCCTCAGGCCGGGCCCGCTCCGTCCCCCCCGCCATGACTCAGGGGAagcggccgggcgggccggggccgcccgggaggtgccgtggctgtgCCGGGGCTGTCCCCGCGGTTTCCCGGCGCTGTCCCGGcgctgtcccggggctgtcccgggctgtctCCCGTCTCCCCCTCTCACCACACCATGGTGCTCTCCAGAACCATCctgccgccccgccgccctcaGCGCCGCCCGCTCGCCCCGGCCCAACAACGAGCCCGCCCATTGGTCCGCTCGCCCCGGCCCAACAACGCGCGCGCCCATTGGCCCGCTCGCCCCGGCCCAACAACGCGCCCGCCCATTGGCCCGCTCGCCCCGGCCCAACAACGCGCGCGCCCATTGGCCCGCTCGCCCCGGCCCAACAACGCGCCCGCCCATTGGCCCGCGCCCCATCCGCTCCCCGCGGCCAATGGGCGCGCCGCGGCGCGGGGCACGCCGGGAGCTGTAGTTCCGCGCGGGGCGCCATGGCGGCCGGGCCACCCCAgcgctgtccccagtgtccccccccagccaaatccaggaaaattccatggattccatcccaaatccaggaaaattccatggattccatcccaaatccaggacaactccatggattccat
Proteins encoded in this region:
- the LOC144248400 gene encoding 26S proteasome non-ATPase regulatory subunit 4-like isoform X1, with the protein product MVLESTMVCVDNSEYMRNGDFLPTRLQAQQDAVNIVCHSKTRSNPENNVGLITLANNCEVLTTLTPDTGRILSKLHTVQPKGKITFGTGIRVAHLALKHRQGKNHKMRIIAFVGSPVHDSDKDLVKLAKRLKKEKVNVDIINFGEEEANTEKLTAFITALNGKDGSGSHLVTVPPGPSLADALISSPILAGEGGAMLGLGASDFEFGVDPSADPELALALRVSMEEQRQRQEEEARRAAAASAAEAGIGATGGDESDEALLKMTMGQPEFGRAGLPDLSSMSEEEQIAYAMQMSLQGAEFAQAEAAEVDSGAAMDTSEPAKEEDDYDVMQDPEFLQSVLENLPGVDPNNEAIRNAMGSLASQAARAEGRENRENRENRENRESREGKEQDKK